In Nocardia sp. NBC_00403, one DNA window encodes the following:
- the cynR gene encoding transcriptional regulator CynR, whose product MELRHIRYLLAVADHGNFTRAAEALHVSQPTLSQQVRQAERALGVQLLDRSGRTVRLTEAGAAYAHHARLALRDLDAGERAIQDVQDLSRGHLRVAMTPTITAYLIGPLVHQFHAAHPGVTLTVVETTQDRIEADLLADRVDLGIAFTGTHAAGIENVRLFTENLSLVVGSTHTLAARSEPLPVQQLMDHPLALLSRDFATRSHIDEYFDDCEIAPSIGVEANSIGALIEFVRRGSLATVLPDAITRAHPDLLPIALAPALPTRTVELLRRSSAYHSAAARAFSAIAQAAARST is encoded by the coding sequence ATGGAGCTGCGCCATATCCGGTATCTGTTGGCGGTCGCCGATCACGGCAACTTCACCCGCGCGGCCGAGGCGTTGCACGTGTCTCAACCCACCCTCTCGCAGCAGGTCAGGCAAGCCGAGCGAGCGCTGGGGGTGCAGCTGCTCGACCGGTCCGGCCGCACCGTGCGCCTCACCGAGGCCGGCGCGGCGTACGCGCATCACGCGCGTCTCGCGCTGCGCGACCTCGACGCCGGCGAGCGCGCGATACAGGACGTGCAGGACCTCTCCCGAGGGCACCTGCGGGTGGCGATGACACCGACCATCACCGCCTACCTCATCGGCCCGCTGGTGCACCAGTTCCACGCCGCACACCCGGGCGTAACCCTCACCGTCGTGGAGACCACCCAGGACCGGATCGAGGCGGACCTGCTCGCCGACCGCGTCGATCTCGGCATCGCCTTCACCGGCACCCACGCCGCCGGGATCGAGAACGTCAGGCTGTTCACCGAGAATCTCAGCCTGGTGGTCGGATCGACCCACACCCTCGCCGCGCGATCGGAGCCACTGCCGGTCCAGCAGCTCATGGACCATCCACTGGCGCTGCTCAGTCGCGACTTCGCGACCCGGTCTCACATCGACGAATACTTCGATGACTGCGAGATCGCGCCGAGCATCGGGGTCGAAGCCAACTCCATCGGCGCGCTGATCGAGTTCGTTCGGCGAGGATCGCTCGCCACGGTCCTGCCCGACGCCATCACGCGTGCTCATCCCGACCTACTGCCCATCGCGCTAGCCCCCGCGTTGCCCACCCGGACGGTGGAACTCCTGCGTCGCAGTAGCGCCTACCATTCGGCGGCCGCCCGCGCCTTCAGTGCGATCGCCCAGGCCGCCGCACGGTCGACCTAG
- a CDS encoding ankyrin repeat domain-containing protein, with protein MPGAEGLDEILEMTLRNGADLRSVNRYRGTALIPASEHGYLATVRRLIEAGVDVNHINTPRWTALHEAIVYGDGSERYRQVVTALLDAGADPSIRDGAGRTALDNAQRRGQTAIVSILRGHP; from the coding sequence ATGCCGGGCGCCGAGGGCCTCGACGAGATCCTCGAGATGACGCTGCGCAACGGCGCCGACCTGCGCAGCGTGAACCGCTACAGGGGAACGGCCCTGATCCCGGCGAGTGAACACGGCTACCTCGCCACCGTCCGGAGGTTGATCGAGGCAGGCGTAGACGTCAACCACATCAACACACCGCGCTGGACCGCCCTGCACGAGGCGATCGTCTACGGAGACGGATCCGAGCGATACCGGCAGGTCGTGACGGCCCTGCTCGACGCCGGCGCCGACCCATCGATCCGCGACGGAGCCGGACGCACCGCGCTCGACAACGCGCAGCGCCGTGGTCAGACCGCGATCGTCTCGATTCTGCGCGGCCACCCATGA
- a CDS encoding nucleoside deaminase — MIKGEEAYLRRAISLAEHTGREGNHPFGAVIVAADRAAIAEGRNEVASAGIVTAHAELVAITAGRAAELAGATIYASGEPCPMCAAAVVWAGIARVVFGAAEPDFSAIIGGYPRFGLRCAEVIGSSDAAVTVCGPNLGDEALAPFLRHAAANP; from the coding sequence ATGATCAAGGGTGAGGAAGCCTATCTGCGGCGGGCGATCTCGCTCGCCGAGCACACAGGTCGCGAGGGCAACCACCCGTTTGGTGCCGTCATCGTGGCCGCCGACAGGGCCGCGATCGCCGAGGGCCGCAACGAGGTGGCCAGTGCGGGCATCGTCACCGCCCACGCCGAGCTCGTCGCGATCACGGCCGGGCGCGCCGCGGAGCTTGCCGGGGCCACGATCTACGCCAGTGGTGAGCCCTGCCCGATGTGCGCCGCGGCCGTCGTCTGGGCCGGGATCGCCCGCGTTGTGTTCGGCGCCGCCGAGCCGGATTTCAGCGCGATCATCGGCGGGTACCCGCGATTTGGTCTGCGCTGCGCCGAGGTCATCGGGTCCAGCGACGCGGCAGTCACCGTCTGTGGCCCGAACCTGGGCGACGAGGCACTCGCGCCGTTCCTCCGTCACGCCGCGGCGAATCCATGA
- a CDS encoding DMT family transporter, translated as MAWVILIASGVLEAVWATALAASHGFRRVGATFVFAVALVGSMIGLAIAMNTLPTGTAYAVWVGIGAVLTAFWAIISGKEKPTAARTLLLLWLIGCVTGLKAVS; from the coding sequence ATGGCTTGGGTAATTCTGATTGCGTCGGGTGTGCTGGAGGCGGTGTGGGCCACCGCGCTAGCCGCGTCCCACGGTTTCCGGCGCGTCGGCGCCACCTTTGTTTTCGCGGTTGCGTTGGTGGGCAGCATGATCGGACTCGCCATTGCTATGAATACCCTGCCGACTGGTACCGCATATGCGGTCTGGGTGGGTATCGGCGCTGTACTGACAGCGTTCTGGGCGATTATCAGCGGTAAAGAGAAACCGACTGCCGCGCGAACCCTCTTACTACTCTGGCTGATCGGCTGCGTCACAGGCCTGAAGGCGGTGAGCTGA
- a CDS encoding ATP-binding protein — protein MADSSGNSHESNTALQVGYDRPHDNAPRVFDRFYRAAESHSCTGGSGFGLAIVAAVVGAHGARIQGPTAD, from the coding sequence ATGGCGGATTCTTCGGGGAATTCCCACGAATCGAATACCGCATTGCAGGTTGGATATGACCGACCACACGACAATGCGCCGCGTGTCTTCGATCGCTTCTATCGAGCCGCTGAATCACATTCCTGCACTGGCGGATCCGGATTCGGACTGGCCATTGTCGCCGCCGTAGTCGGCGCACACGGCGCCAGAATCCAGGGACCAACAGCCGACTGA
- a CDS encoding selenium-binding protein SBP56-related protein, producing MNHSDMDPTFYRSAAEAAAAPPERLAYVVAFDRAAQKPDALSVVDVDPGSATYGRVVGWTEVPHLGNELHHFGWNACSSALKHEGHHIAGLARRYLIVPGLRSSHLYVFDTQPDPRQPTLSKIVDSSELAAKAGYSRPHTLHCGPDGVFMTCLGGSDGSDGPGGIALLDHGTFDVLRQWETDRGPQYLAYDAWWHLNQNTLISSEWGTPSMIEDGLNPELLLANKYGHAIHFWDLTAGRHQQRIDLGEQYQMPLELRPSHDPDATWGFVGVVISTEDLSASVWRWHRDGGVWAVDKVITIPAEPADPDLLPPALKPFGAVPPLVSDIDLSVDDAHLYVSCWGTGELKQFDVRDPANPKQTGSVRLGGIVGRTAHPAAPNQPLAGGPQMVEISRNGRRVYLTNSLYSTWDDQFYPEGVGAWMAVMHTDPDGGMTIDESFFPHDEDFRGLRVHQVRLQGGDASSDSYCYR from the coding sequence ATGAATCACTCAGACATGGACCCGACCTTCTATCGGAGCGCAGCGGAGGCGGCTGCCGCGCCACCGGAGCGGCTCGCATACGTCGTTGCGTTCGACCGGGCGGCACAGAAGCCGGATGCGCTGTCAGTAGTTGATGTGGATCCGGGCTCGGCCACCTACGGCCGGGTGGTGGGCTGGACCGAGGTACCCCACCTGGGCAACGAGCTGCACCATTTCGGCTGGAACGCCTGCAGCAGCGCGCTGAAGCACGAGGGCCACCACATTGCGGGACTGGCTCGGCGGTACCTGATCGTGCCGGGTCTGCGCTCGTCGCACCTGTACGTGTTCGACACCCAGCCCGACCCACGCCAGCCCACCCTGTCCAAGATCGTGGACAGCTCCGAGCTCGCGGCCAAGGCCGGCTACTCCCGTCCACACACGCTGCACTGCGGGCCGGACGGTGTGTTCATGACCTGCCTTGGCGGGTCAGACGGATCGGACGGGCCGGGCGGGATCGCGCTGCTCGATCACGGCACGTTCGATGTGCTGCGGCAATGGGAGACCGACCGTGGGCCGCAATACCTCGCGTACGACGCATGGTGGCATCTCAACCAGAACACGCTGATCAGCAGCGAGTGGGGCACCCCGTCCATGATCGAGGACGGACTGAATCCGGAGCTGCTGCTGGCCAACAAGTACGGCCACGCGATCCACTTCTGGGACCTCACCGCCGGTCGGCACCAGCAGCGGATCGATCTCGGCGAGCAGTACCAGATGCCACTCGAGCTGCGCCCTTCGCACGATCCGGACGCCACCTGGGGGTTCGTCGGCGTGGTGATCTCGACCGAGGATTTGTCGGCCTCCGTGTGGCGTTGGCACCGCGATGGTGGCGTGTGGGCGGTAGACAAGGTGATCACCATCCCGGCCGAGCCAGCTGATCCCGACCTGCTACCGCCGGCACTGAAACCGTTCGGCGCGGTGCCGCCGCTGGTCAGCGATATCGACCTGTCGGTCGACGACGCACACCTCTACGTCTCGTGCTGGGGTACCGGAGAGCTCAAGCAATTCGACGTGCGCGATCCGGCTAACCCGAAACAGACCGGGTCGGTCCGGCTCGGCGGGATCGTGGGCCGCACCGCCCACCCGGCCGCGCCGAACCAGCCGCTTGCCGGCGGCCCCCAGATGGTCGAGATCAGCCGAAACGGCCGGCGGGTCTACCTCACCAACTCGCTCTACAGCACGTGGGACGACCAGTTCTACCCGGAAGGGGTTGGCGCCTGGATGGCCGTGATGCATACCGATCCCGACGGCGGAATGACCATCGACGAGTCGTTCTTTCCGCACGACGAGGACTTTCGAGGTCTTCGGGTGCACCAGGTGCGCCTCCAGGGCGGCGACGCGTCCTCCGACTCCTACTGCTACCGGTAG
- a CDS encoding class I SAM-dependent methyltransferase yields MTESGPADLKTRHRAMWALGDYPAVATEVIPGLGRRLVEVCRIGPGQRVLDIAAGSGNAAIPAAETGADVVASDLTPELFDAGRRIAAARGVDLQWQEADAEALPYADAEFDAVISCVGVMFAPFHRAAADELVRVTKPGGTIGLINWTPTGFIGQMFATMKPFAPPPPPGALPPPMWGDETHVRSLLGDRVADLELRRENAVIDRFADGAEFRDFFKAYYGPTVAVYKAIAAEPDRIARLDRELAELAFQHDLGNGRMEWEYLLITARRLA; encoded by the coding sequence ATGACCGAATCCGGCCCCGCTGATCTCAAGACGCGACATCGAGCAATGTGGGCACTGGGCGACTACCCGGCCGTCGCCACCGAAGTCATCCCTGGGCTGGGCCGGCGTCTCGTCGAGGTCTGCCGTATCGGCCCCGGTCAGCGCGTGCTGGACATTGCGGCCGGATCTGGGAATGCAGCGATCCCGGCCGCGGAGACCGGCGCGGACGTCGTTGCGAGCGACCTCACGCCGGAGCTGTTCGACGCGGGCCGGCGTATCGCCGCCGCCCGGGGCGTCGACCTGCAGTGGCAGGAAGCCGACGCCGAGGCATTGCCCTACGCCGATGCCGAGTTCGACGCCGTGATCTCGTGCGTAGGCGTCATGTTCGCGCCGTTCCACCGGGCGGCCGCGGACGAACTGGTGCGCGTCACCAAGCCGGGCGGCACGATCGGGCTGATCAACTGGACACCCACTGGATTCATCGGGCAGATGTTCGCCACGATGAAACCGTTCGCTCCGCCGCCACCGCCCGGTGCGCTGCCGCCACCGATGTGGGGCGACGAGACGCATGTCCGGTCGCTCTTGGGCGACCGCGTTGCCGACCTGGAGCTGCGACGCGAAAACGCGGTCATCGATCGTTTCGCCGACGGCGCCGAGTTCCGCGACTTCTTCAAGGCCTACTACGGACCGACGGTCGCCGTGTACAAGGCCATTGCCGCAGAACCCGACCGGATCGCGCGGTTGGATCGGGAACTCGCGGAGCTCGCTTTCCAACACGACCTGGGCAACGGGCGGATGGAGTGGGAGTACCTCTTGATCACCGCACGCCGATTGGCCTGA
- a CDS encoding lipase family protein, with protein MRVVHTCQRAVAVVTLSVGAALLMHTVAAHAETSGTLIAEYPLPEGTRGMSNADGSVIEYWMRGSHGTTQPASGALYIPAGTPPPSGWPIIAYDHGTSGLGPGCGGQSDPLAHPAQTIAGDEDALLQYLASRGFAVVAPDYLGLGLFDTGTHPYLGIDTEATATIDLVRAVRSAHPELSRTWAVIGASQGGQAALGTGHLQVTDAPDLDFRGTIAIDPESDVEKLASLFGPGTPTPPAIADGFMDLFVSILAGLRATRPEVSVDQYLTPEGRSVLDSVGAMCTPQIMDRVRGLSIGNVLAKPLSVEPMPAAVDAYMAVPTGGYNAPILLCVNVTDTIVPSPLHGVLVAQLAAAGVDFQTVLGTGKHTQLNPRMWTAIEQFVARIQSSPASDNP; from the coding sequence ATGCGAGTTGTCCATACGTGTCAGCGAGCCGTCGCGGTGGTCACGTTGTCAGTCGGCGCCGCACTTCTGATGCACACCGTTGCGGCACATGCAGAAACCTCGGGAACCCTGATCGCGGAGTACCCGCTACCCGAAGGTACGCGCGGGATGTCCAATGCCGATGGCTCAGTGATCGAGTACTGGATGCGCGGCTCGCACGGGACGACACAGCCAGCTAGCGGAGCGCTGTACATCCCGGCCGGTACCCCGCCGCCGTCCGGCTGGCCGATCATCGCCTACGACCACGGCACCAGCGGGCTCGGACCAGGTTGCGGTGGCCAGTCCGATCCGCTCGCGCACCCCGCCCAGACGATTGCGGGAGATGAAGATGCACTGCTCCAGTACTTGGCGTCGCGGGGATTCGCCGTGGTCGCGCCCGACTATCTCGGCCTCGGCCTCTTCGACACCGGAACGCATCCATACCTGGGGATCGATACCGAGGCGACTGCCACGATCGACCTCGTGCGTGCCGTCCGGTCCGCCCACCCGGAACTGTCGCGGACATGGGCGGTTATCGGCGCGTCGCAAGGCGGGCAGGCCGCGCTCGGCACCGGCCACCTGCAGGTCACCGATGCCCCGGACCTGGACTTCCGCGGCACCATCGCGATCGACCCCGAGTCCGACGTGGAGAAGCTCGCGTCTCTGTTCGGACCCGGCACTCCCACCCCGCCCGCAATTGCGGACGGTTTCATGGACCTGTTCGTCAGCATATTGGCCGGACTCCGTGCCACTCGACCGGAGGTGAGCGTCGACCAATACCTGACCCCCGAGGGCCGCTCCGTGCTCGACAGCGTCGGCGCGATGTGCACGCCCCAGATCATGGACCGCGTCCGCGGCCTCAGCATCGGCAACGTGCTGGCGAAGCCCCTGTCCGTCGAGCCCATGCCTGCCGCCGTAGACGCTTACATGGCCGTTCCCACCGGTGGCTACAACGCCCCGATCCTGTTGTGCGTCAACGTCACCGACACCATCGTTCCCTCCCCACTGCACGGCGTCCTCGTCGCCCAGCTCGCCGCCGCTGGTGTCGACTTCCAGACCGTTTTGGGCACCGGCAAGCACACGCAACTCAACCCCCGGATGTGGACCGCCATCGAGCAGTTCGTGGCCCGCATCCAGTCCAGCCCGGCCAGCGATAACCCCTGA
- a CDS encoding tetratricopeptide repeat protein produces the protein MRRSAFWFWGSRIGAGAAAYCTIFAVGSWFSDNGYWRAYAATGVVGAIAWWFGHRLGVRTAAVERAPMANPDVAQCRWEVGQNIDAFGAEDPRTLGAQLVLGDACWASGQQDEALYWYMATHASCLRALGSDHPMSIKAELQLRDAHRRSRSGLDDNDSAGPSDSL, from the coding sequence ATGCGCAGGTCGGCGTTCTGGTTCTGGGGTAGCAGGATTGGGGCGGGGGCGGCCGCGTACTGCACGATCTTCGCGGTCGGATCATGGTTTTCCGACAACGGCTACTGGCGTGCCTATGCGGCAACCGGCGTGGTCGGCGCCATTGCGTGGTGGTTCGGTCACCGGCTGGGAGTGCGAACGGCGGCTGTCGAGCGCGCGCCTATGGCGAATCCTGACGTTGCCCAGTGTCGGTGGGAGGTTGGTCAGAATATCGACGCGTTCGGTGCGGAGGATCCGCGCACGCTTGGAGCCCAGCTAGTACTCGGCGATGCGTGCTGGGCGTCTGGGCAGCAGGACGAAGCGCTCTACTGGTACATGGCAACCCACGCCAGCTGCCTGCGTGCCCTCGGTTCGGATCATCCGATGTCGATCAAGGCAGAGCTCCAGTTGCGCGACGCGCATCGCCGATCGAGATCCGGGCTCGACGACAATGATTCGGCCGGGCCGTCGGATTCGCTATAG
- a CDS encoding LysR family transcriptional regulator, whose amino-acid sequence MDLNAVRTFVAAADAGQFQEAAAALSITQQAVSKRIATLEKHLDVRLFARTARGAQLTIDGQAFLPHARELLRVAERADASVRPGRRVLRVDVVARRVVTAVALQDFHRTHPDIELDVVTLDADVDAAIAAVEAGTIDATFHAVPPQQQLPKPINAARVIDEPHQLLVGPRHPLANAHAVTPSQLAGHRIWMPGLAARGEVTDYYSELATTFGFTIDVLGPVFAKEALLDEIADSSDLATLIGEGSRYLWPDSYDLRRIPVRHPTPVYPMSIIWRNDNPHPALIKLREHLDSRRAEAPDTEVWIPKWEQRIPRTTATSS is encoded by the coding sequence GTGGATCTCAACGCCGTGCGCACCTTCGTCGCCGCTGCGGACGCCGGCCAGTTCCAGGAAGCCGCCGCTGCGCTGTCGATCACCCAGCAGGCCGTCTCCAAACGCATCGCGACTCTGGAGAAACACCTGGATGTGCGCTTGTTCGCCCGCACGGCCCGAGGCGCCCAGCTGACGATCGACGGCCAGGCATTCCTGCCCCACGCCCGTGAACTACTGCGGGTAGCAGAGCGGGCCGACGCCTCCGTGCGCCCTGGCCGGCGCGTGCTACGCGTGGATGTCGTCGCCCGGCGCGTCGTAACGGCGGTGGCCCTGCAGGACTTCCACCGCACACATCCCGACATCGAGCTGGACGTCGTCACCCTCGATGCCGATGTCGACGCCGCGATCGCCGCTGTCGAAGCTGGAACGATCGATGCCACCTTCCACGCCGTCCCCCCGCAGCAGCAGCTACCCAAGCCGATCAACGCTGCCCGAGTGATCGACGAACCGCACCAACTGCTCGTCGGCCCCCGCCACCCACTCGCCAACGCCCACGCCGTCACTCCCTCGCAACTGGCCGGACACCGAATCTGGATGCCCGGCCTTGCTGCCCGTGGCGAGGTGACCGACTACTACTCCGAACTCGCCACCACCTTCGGATTCACCATCGACGTGCTCGGCCCTGTCTTCGCAAAAGAGGCCCTGCTGGACGAGATCGCCGACTCATCGGACCTGGCGACCCTGATCGGCGAAGGCTCGCGGTATCTGTGGCCGGACAGCTACGACCTGCGGCGCATACCGGTGCGTCACCCGACACCGGTCTACCCGATGTCAATAATCTGGCGCAACGACAATCCGCATCCCGCGCTAATCAAACTCCGCGAACACCTCGACTCCAGACGAGCAGAAGCACCCGACACCGAGGTATGGATACCGAAATGGGAGCAGCGCATCCCGCGCACCACGGCGACGTCCAGCTGA
- a CDS encoding isochorismatase family protein has protein sequence MTVTALDSSSALVIIDLQNAIIDAPTVPHTGPEVVARAVELAHAFREHNAPVVLVRVTARADGSDTAPGRNEVPSRAGSLPEGWDVIVDDLAGHPDDITVTKRTWSAFYGTDLDLQLRRRGVTQIVLAGLTTSIGVESTARAAHEHGYHVTLATDAMADLDVEAHRNSIERIFPLLGETGCTTEIVEMLAKTCN, from the coding sequence ATGACTGTCACCGCACTCGACTCATCCAGCGCGCTGGTCATCATCGACTTGCAGAACGCCATCATCGACGCTCCCACGGTCCCCCATACCGGCCCCGAGGTGGTAGCCCGGGCGGTCGAGTTGGCCCACGCCTTCCGCGAACACAACGCCCCGGTCGTCCTGGTGCGGGTCACGGCCCGTGCGGACGGATCGGATACCGCTCCAGGTCGCAACGAGGTCCCGAGCCGGGCCGGTTCCCTGCCCGAAGGCTGGGATGTCATTGTCGATGACCTCGCCGGCCACCCCGACGACATCACAGTGACCAAACGCACCTGGAGTGCTTTCTACGGAACCGACCTCGACCTGCAACTGCGCCGCCGCGGCGTCACACAGATCGTGCTGGCCGGGCTCACCACCAGCATCGGCGTGGAGTCAACCGCCCGTGCCGCCCACGAACACGGCTATCACGTCACACTCGCGACGGATGCCATGGCCGATCTGGATGTGGAGGCGCACCGCAACAGTATTGAACGGATCTTCCCTCTCCTCGGCGAGACTGGTTGCACCACCGAGATCGTTGAAATGCTTGCCAAGACCTGCAACTGA
- a CDS encoding glyceraldehyde-3-phosphate dehydrogenase: MIPIIGRLYREKGVTILLHSRSLVNKSVISILRTHRFARQIEGEELSIDETLPFLEVLSELDLGPCKIDLGRLAMVYRTGDRGLSIPEFTAAVLADVTDSNKAEPQGPRDVVLYGFGRIGRLVARLLIEKTGSGNGLNLRAVVVRKGGGGDLAKRASLLRRDSVHGQFNGTIKVDADNDTIIANGNVIKFIYSDDPATIDYTEFGINDAILIDNTGKWRDRQGLSQHLCPGIAKVVLTAPGKGDVPNIVHGVNHRGLDRPERIVSCASCTTNAIVPPLKAMDDEYGIVRGHVETVHSFTNDQNLLDNYHKADRRGRSAPFNLVLTETGAASAVAKAMPDFKAKITGNSIRVPTPDVSVAILNLQLERETTKSELLEYLRQVSLAGPLSRNLDYTAATDVVSSDFIGSRAASIVDANATIVDGDTAILYLWYDNEFGYSCQVVRTVQYISGIEYPTYPQVGAHVDHAGDGRVPTAADAR; the protein is encoded by the coding sequence ATGATTCCGATCATTGGAAGGTTGTATCGCGAGAAGGGGGTGACCATCTTGCTGCACAGCCGGTCGCTGGTGAACAAATCGGTGATCAGCATCCTGCGGACGCACCGCTTCGCTCGGCAGATCGAGGGTGAGGAACTGTCGATCGACGAGACCCTGCCGTTCCTCGAAGTGCTCAGCGAGTTGGATCTGGGGCCGTGCAAGATCGACCTCGGCCGACTGGCCATGGTCTACCGCACCGGCGATCGCGGACTGTCGATCCCCGAGTTCACCGCCGCGGTTCTGGCCGACGTCACCGACAGCAACAAGGCTGAGCCCCAGGGCCCCCGGGACGTGGTCCTGTACGGCTTCGGACGTATCGGTCGTCTGGTCGCTCGTCTGCTGATCGAGAAGACCGGGTCCGGCAATGGGCTGAACTTGCGGGCCGTGGTGGTGCGCAAGGGCGGCGGGGGTGATCTGGCCAAGCGTGCGTCGCTGTTGCGGCGGGATTCGGTGCACGGCCAGTTCAATGGAACGATCAAGGTCGATGCCGACAATGACACGATCATCGCGAACGGCAACGTGATCAAGTTCATCTACAGCGATGATCCGGCGACGATCGACTACACCGAGTTCGGCATCAACGACGCGATCCTGATCGACAACACCGGTAAGTGGCGTGACCGTCAGGGCCTGTCGCAGCACCTGTGTCCCGGCATCGCGAAGGTCGTTCTCACCGCGCCCGGCAAAGGTGACGTTCCGAATATTGTGCACGGCGTCAACCACCGTGGGCTGGATCGGCCGGAGCGGATCGTCTCGTGCGCTTCGTGTACGACCAATGCGATCGTTCCGCCGCTCAAGGCGATGGATGACGAGTACGGCATTGTCCGCGGTCACGTGGAGACAGTGCATTCGTTCACCAACGATCAGAACCTGCTGGACAACTATCACAAGGCCGACCGTCGTGGTCGCTCCGCGCCGTTCAACCTCGTGCTCACCGAAACCGGCGCTGCGTCCGCCGTCGCGAAGGCGATGCCGGACTTCAAGGCCAAGATCACCGGCAACTCGATTCGCGTTCCCACCCCGGACGTCTCGGTCGCGATACTGAACCTGCAGCTCGAGCGGGAGACCACGAAGAGTGAACTGCTCGAGTACCTGCGTCAGGTGTCCCTGGCCGGACCGTTGAGCCGTAACCTCGATTACACCGCGGCCACCGATGTGGTTTCGAGCGATTTCATCGGATCACGCGCGGCGTCGATCGTCGATGCCAATGCCACCATCGTCGATGGCGACACCGCGATTCTGTATCTCTGGTACGACAACGAATTCGGCTACTCGTGCCAGGTAGTGCGGACAGTGCAGTACATCTCGGGCATCGAGTATCCGACCTACCCGCAGGTCGGCGCGCATGTGGACCACGCCGGAGACGGTCGCGTGCCGACTGCGGCCGACGCGCGGTAA
- a CDS encoding recombinase family protein yields the protein MANAPQHPVGGLELGYARVSATKQSLERQLDALTAAGLPDERIYLDKKTGAAVDRPGLAKLLEYARPGDTIVAYTFDRLGRNLREVLNLVHDLSEKGIGVRTLADPIPINTADEGMARIAFLLLALFAEMERTFTAERAAHARSVAESKGRHIGRPTAWPDDKIDYARLLREQGNSLGEITSKTGIPKTSLHRYLTPATEQEQ from the coding sequence ATGGCGAACGCGCCACAGCATCCGGTCGGCGGACTCGAACTCGGCTACGCCCGAGTCTCGGCCACCAAGCAAAGCCTGGAACGCCAACTCGACGCCCTCACCGCCGCAGGCCTGCCAGATGAGCGGATCTACCTCGACAAGAAGACCGGGGCGGCCGTCGACCGGCCCGGACTGGCCAAACTGCTCGAATACGCACGCCCCGGCGACACCATCGTGGCCTACACATTCGACCGGCTCGGCCGGAACCTGCGCGAGGTACTGAACCTCGTCCACGACCTCAGCGAAAAGGGAATCGGCGTGCGCACGCTGGCCGACCCCATCCCGATCAACACCGCCGACGAAGGCATGGCCCGCATCGCGTTCCTGCTGCTCGCCCTGTTCGCGGAGATGGAACGCACCTTCACCGCCGAACGCGCCGCCCACGCCCGCAGCGTCGCCGAATCCAAGGGCCGCCACATCGGCCGACCCACCGCCTGGCCCGACGACAAGATCGACTATGCCCGGCTGCTCCGCGAACAAGGAAACAGCCTCGGTGAAATCACGAGCAAGACCGGCATCCCGAAGACATCACTGCACCGCTACCTCACGCCGGCGACCGAACAAGAACAGTGA